Proteins co-encoded in one Flavobacterium fluviale genomic window:
- a CDS encoding eCIS core domain-containing protein, with product MREFEHKKAANRSPSPFFGPKVQKKLTTGTVGDKYEKEADNVADKVVNKPKTGGLLQSKSEETVQQKPLSETISKVQKQDLAQEKSLPKRDKEEDKKVQKKSDKEKEKKVQKKAEKEEEKKVQKKSDKEEDKKVQKKCADCESEDKQVQKKEDKEEEKPVQAKLNESNSVNEGVESDLNSSKGDGNGMDATTKQEMEAGFGADFSNVNIHTDSKAVQMSEQLGAQAFTHGNDVYFNKGKYNPDSKEGKHLLAHELTHTIQQTGSKTASNVQKLSDPDCGSTKRLNLSGSCHNYQNTCYTETFVPSKSDSLKIVIDVDYMEPVGSWIKEDFSAQVIKCGFLDDTNIGSKRLSPGNIPSTLEFNIASVTPGDKYFIRIYSRSSSALKSNYSVSQ from the coding sequence GCTCCCCTTCACCTTTTTTTGGACCTAAAGTTCAAAAAAAACTAACTACAGGAACCGTTGGCGACAAGTATGAAAAAGAAGCCGATAATGTTGCCGATAAAGTGGTAAACAAACCGAAAACGGGCGGACTTCTGCAATCAAAAAGCGAAGAAACTGTACAGCAGAAACCCCTTTCTGAAACCATTTCGAAGGTTCAAAAACAAGATCTGGCACAAGAAAAATCTCTTCCAAAAAGAGATAAAGAGGAAGACAAAAAAGTACAAAAGAAATCTGATAAAGAAAAAGAAAAAAAGGTACAGAAAAAAGCTGAAAAAGAGGAAGAAAAAAAAGTCCAAAAAAAATCCGATAAAGAAGAAGACAAGAAAGTCCAAAAAAAATGTGCCGATTGCGAAAGCGAAGACAAACAAGTTCAGAAAAAAGAAGATAAGGAAGAAGAAAAACCAGTTCAGGCAAAATTAAATGAGTCCAACTCGGTAAATGAAGGGGTTGAAAGTGACCTTAACAGCTCTAAAGGCGACGGTAACGGAATGGATGCAACCACAAAACAAGAAATGGAAGCTGGTTTTGGTGCTGATTTTAGCAACGTAAACATCCATACCGACAGTAAAGCGGTTCAAATGAGCGAACAGCTGGGTGCACAAGCGTTTACACACGGTAACGATGTCTATTTCAACAAAGGAAAATACAATCCTGACTCTAAAGAAGGAAAACATTTGCTTGCGCATGAACTCACGCATACGATACAGCAAACGGGTAGTAAGACAGCAAGTAATGTTCAAAAACTGTCAGATCCCGACTGCGGCTCAACAAAGCGTTTAAATTTATCCGGCTCCTGCCACAATTATCAAAATACGTGTTACACCGAAACTTTTGTCCCTTCTAAAAGTGACTCTTTAAAAATCGTTATTGATGTAGATTATATGGAACCTGTTGGCTCCTGGATCAAAGAAGACTTTAGCGCTCAGGTCATCAAATGCGGTTTTTTAGATGACACCAATATTGGTTCAAAAAGATTATCACCGGGTAATATTCCTTCAACCTTAGAATTTAATATTGCAAGTGTTACTCCCGGAGATAAATACTTTATCAGAATTTATTCCAGATCAAGTTCGGCTTTAAAATCAAATTACAGTGTAAGTCAGTAA